From uncultured Methanobrevibacter sp., a single genomic window includes:
- a CDS encoding 30S ribosomal protein S4e has product MAKMGSRKHLKRYKAPKSWPIHPKEDTWTVKPAPGSHAIDDSLPLLVIIRDILGLADNSREAKRIINTGNVLIDGRAVKDYKFPVGFMDVLTIPKTEENYRILLDTKGRLTLHPISAEDASYKLAKVVNKSTIKGGKTQLNLHDGRNVLVDEDVYAGQDVICIGIPEQEIKENFKFEDGVVVLVTGGKHTGELGKIQEVIVDESSKPNTAIIEKANGDSFLTLKEYAFVIGKDEPAIDLLEVNQ; this is encoded by the coding sequence ATGGCAAAAATGGGATCTAGAAAGCATCTTAAAAGGTATAAAGCACCTAAAAGCTGGCCTATCCATCCAAAAGAAGACACCTGGACTGTAAAACCTGCTCCTGGTTCACACGCTATTGACGATTCTTTACCTTTACTCGTTATTATCAGAGACATTTTAGGTCTTGCTGATAACTCCAGAGAAGCAAAAAGAATTATCAATACAGGTAATGTTTTAATTGATGGAAGAGCTGTAAAAGATTATAAATTCCCTGTCGGTTTTATGGATGTCTTAACTATTCCTAAAACTGAAGAAAATTACAGAATCCTTTTAGATACTAAAGGAAGATTAACTTTACACCCAATTTCTGCAGAAGATGCAAGTTACAAATTAGCTAAAGTCGTTAACAAATCTACTATTAAAGGCGGAAAAACCCAATTGAACCTTCACGATGGTAGAAACGTTTTAGTTGATGAAGATGTATATGCAGGTCAAGATGTTATTTGCATCGGTATACCTGAACAGGAAATCAAGGAAAACTTCAAATTTGAAGATGGTGTAGTTGTACTTGTTACTGGTGGTAAACACACTGGTGAACTCGGTAAAATCCAAGAAGTTATTGTAGACGAATCTTCCAAACCAAATACTGCAATTATCGAAAAGGCAAATGGTGATTCTTTCTTAACCTTAAAAGAATATGCATTTGTAATCGGTAAAGATGAACCAGCTATTGACTTATTGGAGGTTAATCAATGA
- a CDS encoding 50S ribosomal protein L5, which yields MNPMNEVIISKATINIGVGEAGEKLSRAMTLIENMTGQTPVKTYSKVTNPEWGIRKRQPIACKVTLRGERAEDAIKMVLEGINNKLRPSQFDAQGNVSFGIREHIDIPGMRYDPDIGIFGMNLSITFEKPGYRIKRRKIQQKSIPKRHRITPEETMKFMEEKFNVTIAEEEDYE from the coding sequence ATGAACCCAATGAATGAAGTTATCATTTCCAAAGCTACCATCAACATTGGTGTTGGTGAAGCTGGTGAAAAATTATCAAGAGCTATGACTCTTATTGAAAACATGACTGGTCAAACCCCTGTTAAAACCTATTCAAAAGTAACTAACCCAGAATGGGGTATCAGAAAAAGACAACCTATTGCATGTAAAGTAACTCTCCGTGGAGAAAGAGCTGAAGATGCAATCAAAATGGTTTTAGAAGGTATTAACAATAAATTAAGACCAAGTCAATTTGATGCACAAGGTAATGTTTCTTTCGGTATTAGAGAACATATTGATATTCCTGGAATGAGATATGATCCAGATATTGGTATTTTTGGTATGAATCTTTCTATCACCTTTGAAAAACCAGGTTATAGAATTAAAAGAAGAAAAATCCAACAGAAATCTATTCCAAAAAGACATAGAATCACTCCTGAAGAAACTATGAAATTTATGGAAGAAAAATTCAATGTTACCATTGCAGAGGAAGAAGATTACGAATAA
- a CDS encoding 30S ribosomal protein S14 — MIILPRKYGKAAKKCSRCGDHSAIVSRYGLNLCRQCFREIAPKIGFKKYN, encoded by the coding sequence GTGATTATATTGCCAAGAAAATACGGAAAAGCAGCAAAAAAATGTAGCCGTTGTGGAGACCACTCTGCTATTGTAAGTAGATACGGACTCAACTTATGCAGGCAATGTTTTAGAGAAATTGCTCCTAAAATAGGATTTAAAAAATATAATTAA
- a CDS encoding 30S ribosomal protein S8, with protein MTLMDPLADALTNIRNNERQVNDHCTISPASKLIGRVLSTMQKENYIGEFEFIDDNKAGKFEVELEGNINQCGVIKPRHAVKKDEFEKFEKRYLPAKNFGILIVTTPEGIMTHREAKERGIGGRLLAYMY; from the coding sequence ATGACTCTTATGGACCCTCTTGCTGATGCTTTAACAAACATTAGAAATAACGAACGTCAAGTAAATGACCACTGTACTATTTCTCCAGCATCCAAATTAATTGGACGCGTGTTAAGCACTATGCAAAAAGAGAATTATATAGGTGAATTTGAATTTATAGATGACAACAAAGCTGGAAAATTCGAAGTAGAATTGGAAGGTAACATCAACCAATGTGGTGTAATTAAACCTCGTCATGCTGTAAAGAAAGATGAATTTGAGAAATTCGAAAAAAGATATTTACCAGCAAAGAACTTCGGTATCTTAATAGTAACTACTCCTGAAGGTATTATGACTCACAGAGAAGCTAAAGAAAGAGGTATCGGCGGACGTTTGTTGGCTTACATGTATTAG
- a CDS encoding 50S ribosomal protein L6, giving the protein MVLAAAIREEIEIPEGVEVIIEDEVTVKGPNGETSRKFSYPNVTIAKEDNLVVLETAFPKKKDKSMIGTTRAHINNMITGVTDGFTYHMKIVFAHFPMAVKVQDKEKTVTIENFIGERHPRSSKIVGDAKVQVKGDEVIITGVNKEDVGQTMANLEQATKIRGKDPRVFQDGIYLTSRE; this is encoded by the coding sequence ATGGTATTAGCTGCAGCTATAAGGGAAGAAATTGAAATTCCTGAAGGCGTTGAAGTTATAATTGAAGATGAAGTTACTGTAAAAGGACCAAATGGTGAAACTTCCAGAAAATTTTCTTATCCTAATGTAACTATTGCAAAAGAAGATAATCTTGTTGTTCTTGAAACCGCTTTCCCTAAAAAGAAAGACAAATCAATGATTGGAACTACTAGAGCTCACATCAACAATATGATTACTGGTGTAACTGACGGTTTCACTTATCATATGAAAATTGTATTTGCTCACTTTCCAATGGCTGTGAAAGTTCAAGACAAAGAAAAAACTGTTACTATCGAGAACTTTATTGGAGAAAGACATCCTAGATCTTCAAAAATCGTTGGAGATGCTAAAGTTCAAGTTAAAGGTGATGAAGTAATCATTACTGGTGTTAACAAGGAAGATGTCGGTCAAACTATGGCTAACTTAGAACAAGCTACTAAAATTAGAGGTAAAGATCCTAGAGTATTCCAGGATGGTATCTATTTAACTAGTAGAGAATAG
- a CDS encoding 50S ribosomal protein L32e: MSKDFKRQEYARYKKLGTKWRRPRGKTSKMRRYEAGKPAMPSIGYRTPRATRGLHPSGYKDVLVNNMKELEAIDGETEAARISATIGKRKKELMLEKASELGIKVLNK; encoded by the coding sequence ATGAGTAAAGATTTTAAAAGACAAGAATATGCTCGTTATAAAAAATTAGGAACCAAATGGAGACGTCCTAGAGGAAAAACTAGTAAAATGAGAAGATACGAAGCAGGTAAACCTGCAATGCCATCTATTGGTTATCGTACTCCTAGAGCTACTAGAGGATTACATCCTTCTGGTTACAAAGATGTTCTTGTTAATAACATGAAAGAATTAGAAGCAATTGACGGCGAAACTGAAGCTGCAAGAATCAGTGCTACTATTGGTAAACGTAAAAAAGAATTGATGTTAGAAAAAGCATCAGAATTAGGTATAAAAGTTTTAAATAAATAA
- a CDS encoding 50S ribosomal protein L19e translates to MNLTTQKRLAASILKVGVNRVWIDPDKIEEVSRAITRDGIKQLIDQGIIKAKPKTGISSYRSKKIKEQKKKGKRKGRGSIKGAKNARTPKKQVWMKTIRALRTDLKDMRDAGEIDRTTYRKLYKMAKGGAFRSKSYMKTYARDHDLIK, encoded by the coding sequence ATGAATCTTACTACACAAAAAAGATTAGCTGCTAGTATACTTAAAGTTGGAGTAAACCGTGTATGGATAGATCCTGATAAAATTGAAGAAGTTTCTAGAGCTATTACAAGAGACGGTATCAAACAACTTATAGATCAAGGTATTATCAAAGCTAAACCAAAAACTGGTATTAGTAGCTACAGATCTAAAAAAATCAAAGAGCAAAAGAAAAAAGGTAAACGTAAAGGAAGAGGTAGTATCAAAGGAGCTAAAAACGCTCGTACTCCTAAAAAACAAGTTTGGATGAAAACCATCCGTGCTTTAAGAACTGACTTAAAAGACATGAGAGACGCTGGTGAAATTGACCGTACTACCTACCGTAAATTATACAAAATGGCAAAAGGTGGAGCTTTCAGAAGTAAATCTTACATGAAAACTTACGCTAGAGACCATGATTTAATCAAATAG
- a CDS encoding 50S ribosomal protein L18, whose translation MASGSNYKVAFRRRREGKTDYATRAKLVGVDKSRLVVRISNANCIVQVINVGKDGDETVVSAHSKELNKLGWLAGNKNTSAVYLTAYLCGKKAVAAGIEYAVADIGLKSPIRGSKVFAAVKGAADAGLNVPYGESIIPTEDRINGEHIAEYAESLDEEELNKKFSQYLAKGLQPTDLPEHFEEIKDKIDEAEL comes from the coding sequence TTGGCAAGCGGATCAAATTATAAAGTAGCTTTCAGAAGAAGAAGAGAAGGTAAAACTGATTATGCTACTAGAGCGAAATTAGTTGGTGTAGATAAATCCAGATTAGTTGTAAGAATTTCCAATGCTAACTGTATTGTTCAAGTGATCAATGTTGGTAAAGACGGTGATGAAACTGTTGTATCAGCTCACAGTAAAGAATTAAACAAATTAGGATGGTTAGCAGGAAACAAAAACACTAGTGCTGTTTATTTAACTGCATACTTATGTGGTAAAAAAGCTGTTGCAGCAGGTATTGAATATGCTGTTGCTGATATTGGTTTAAAATCTCCTATTAGAGGATCAAAAGTATTTGCTGCTGTTAAAGGTGCTGCAGATGCTGGTTTAAATGTACCATACGGTGAATCTATTATCCCTACTGAAGACAGAATTAATGGTGAACACATTGCAGAATATGCAGAAAGCTTAGATGAAGAAGAATTAAACAAAAAATTCTCCCAATACTTAGCTAAAGGTCTTCAACCTACTGATTTACCTGAACACTTTGAAGAAATTAAAGATAAAATTGACGAGGCTGAATTATGA
- the rpsE gene encoding 30S ribosomal protein S5: MSFNMDDWEPKTNLGKEVKAGNITDIDEIFEKGLPIMELEIVDALLPDLEEEVMDVNLVQRMHKSGRKVNFRVIVAVGNKNGYVGLGQGKAREVGPAIRKAVDNAKYNIIKVRRGCGDWGCVCGRQHTVPFKVTGKASSVNVTLRPAPAGVGLAIGDVGKTILSLAGIKDVWSQASGQTQTTVNFANAVFEALKEASRMKASEQDLKNMGVIQ, translated from the coding sequence ATGAGCTTTAATATGGATGACTGGGAACCTAAAACCAATTTAGGTAAAGAAGTAAAAGCAGGAAATATCACCGATATTGACGAAATCTTCGAAAAAGGTCTCCCTATAATGGAATTAGAAATTGTAGATGCATTACTTCCTGATTTAGAAGAAGAAGTAATGGATGTAAATTTAGTTCAAAGAATGCACAAATCTGGTAGAAAAGTAAACTTTAGAGTAATCGTTGCAGTAGGTAACAAAAATGGTTATGTAGGTTTAGGACAAGGTAAAGCTAGAGAAGTAGGTCCTGCTATCAGAAAAGCTGTAGATAATGCTAAATATAACATTATCAAAGTAAGAAGAGGTTGTGGAGACTGGGGTTGTGTTTGTGGAAGACAACACACTGTACCTTTCAAAGTAACCGGTAAAGCAAGTAGTGTAAACGTAACCTTAAGACCTGCTCCTGCAGGTGTAGGTTTAGCTATTGGTGATGTTGGTAAAACCATCCTCTCCCTTGCTGGTATCAAAGACGTATGGTCTCAAGCAAGTGGACAAACCCAAACTACTGTAAACTTTGCTAATGCTGTATTCGAAGCTTTAAAAGAAGCAAGCAGAATGAAAGCTTCAGAACAAGACCTTAAAAATATGGGAGTAATCCAATAA
- a CDS encoding 50S ribosomal protein L30 → MYLVIRIRGTTGVKQGIASTLEMLRLNRISHAVLVDENPSYKGMLQKAKDYITWGEVDLETLTELVEKRGRLVGGARLSEEYLSENTDYSTFEELANALLNGELKAQDIDMKPVFRLHPPRKGYKGIRHSVNEGGSLGYRGEDINNLAKRMA, encoded by the coding sequence ATGTATTTAGTAATTAGAATTAGAGGTACTACTGGTGTTAAACAAGGCATTGCTAGTACTTTAGAAATGTTAAGACTTAACAGAATTAGTCATGCTGTATTAGTTGATGAAAACCCAAGTTACAAAGGTATGCTCCAAAAAGCAAAAGACTACATCACTTGGGGAGAAGTTGATTTAGAAACTCTCACTGAACTTGTTGAAAAAAGAGGAAGATTAGTTGGTGGAGCTCGTCTCTCTGAAGAATACTTAAGCGAAAACACTGATTACTCTACCTTTGAAGAATTAGCTAATGCATTACTCAATGGAGAACTCAAAGCTCAAGATATTGATATGAAACCTGTATTCCGTTTACATCCTCCAAGAAAAGGATACAAAGGAATTAGACATTCTGTAAACGAAGGAGGATCCTTAGGTTACAGAGGCGAAGATATTAATAATCTTGCAAAAAGAATGGCTTAA
- a CDS encoding uL15m family ribosomal protein: protein MIRKGKKINKMRGSRSNGGGSVKRRRGAGNKGGKGKAGAGKHHWSTTVIENRYYFGKHGFKRPQKTIHKSYPVNLNFLNDKAEEFVEQGIATKEDDVIVIDVTELGYNKVLATGSLDIPLVVKSPAFSESAIEKIEEAGGEAVEL from the coding sequence ATGATTAGAAAAGGTAAAAAGATTAATAAGATGAGAGGTTCCAGATCTAACGGTGGAGGCTCTGTCAAAAGGAGAAGAGGAGCAGGTAACAAAGGTGGTAAAGGTAAAGCTGGAGCTGGAAAACACCACTGGTCCACTACCGTAATTGAAAACAGATATTACTTCGGTAAACACGGTTTCAAAAGACCTCAAAAAACTATCCACAAATCTTATCCTGTCAACTTAAACTTCTTGAATGACAAAGCTGAAGAGTTTGTAGAACAAGGAATTGCAACTAAAGAAGACGATGTTATTGTAATTGATGTAACTGAATTAGGTTACAACAAAGTTTTAGCAACCGGATCTCTTGACATTCCTTTAGTAGTTAAATCTCCTGCATTCTCTGAAAGCGCAATCGAAAAAATAG